A part of Desulfotomaculum nigrificans DSM 574 genomic DNA contains:
- the tadA gene encoding tRNA adenosine(34) deaminase TadA: MSHNRYMREALVEAQKAAEKGEVPIGAVVVAEGAIVGRGHDLRESLCDASAHAEILAMREAAKQLGDWRLNHATLYVTVEPCAMCAGAIVQFRVRRLVYGAPNPKAGSVDSILDIVHQPRFNHRVEVISGIMEDECRAVIQNFFRSLRNK, from the coding sequence TTGTCTCATAATCGCTACATGCGTGAAGCACTGGTAGAAGCCCAAAAGGCAGCGGAAAAAGGTGAGGTACCCATCGGTGCCGTAGTGGTGGCCGAAGGAGCAATCGTAGGCCGTGGCCACGATTTAAGGGAAAGCCTTTGCGATGCCTCTGCCCACGCCGAGATTCTGGCCATGCGAGAAGCGGCAAAGCAGCTGGGGGATTGGAGATTAAATCACGCCACCCTCTATGTAACGGTAGAACCCTGTGCCATGTGTGCCGGGGCCATTGTACAATTTCGGGTCAGGCGGCTGGTATACGGTGCTCCCAATCCCAAGGCTGGATCTGTGGATTCCATATTAGATATTGTGCATCAACCAAGATTTAACCATCGGGTAGAAGTGATTTCCGGTATTATGGAAGATGAATGCCGGGCTGTTATACAAAACTTCTTCCGTTCTCTAAGAAATAAGTAG
- a CDS encoding nucleoside kinase — protein sequence MENFIKVHVDGEKTYEIAPGTPVLDLLKLETQERKYPVVAAIINNTLQDLRTEISEECEIRFVDLTSEHGIRVYHRSATMLLMRAIAEVLPGSTAIIQHSLGNGLYGEINYDKPLKDRDITRIERQMGYIIEADEPMVRKKVSKKDAERLFTEAGLVEKIDLLSYLPGEEVEIYCCGGFYDFYNGPLVPSTGYIKQFRLRFYLPGFILELPKKENPNEIPPYVEQGKLASVHFEAKKWAGIIKVNNALSLNHTVTCGNANNLIRVSEALHEKKIAQIADQITENIDRIRIVLIAGPSSSGKTTFAQRLSIQLQVNGICPVAISLDDYFVDREHTPRDADGNYDFESIDAIDRALFNEHLIKLIQGEEVELPYFNFKTGKREYHGNKLKLGPADLVVVEGIHGLNDILTSSIPKGRKFKIYVSALTQINLDNHNRIPTTDVRLLRRIARDHRCRGRSAKETLAMWPSVRRGEEKNIFPFQESADVMFNSALPYELAVLKKIVEPLLQEISPEHAEHVEAQRLLKFLSYFASLGIEDVPLNSIAREFVGGSCFPAAR from the coding sequence ATGGAAAATTTTATTAAGGTTCACGTAGATGGGGAAAAAACATATGAAATAGCCCCGGGTACACCGGTGTTGGATTTACTTAAACTGGAAACACAAGAAAGAAAATATCCGGTGGTAGCGGCTATTATTAATAACACACTGCAGGATTTAAGGACAGAAATTTCTGAGGAATGTGAGATAAGATTTGTAGATTTAACCTCTGAGCACGGCATCAGGGTGTATCACCGCAGTGCCACCATGTTATTAATGAGGGCAATTGCCGAGGTTTTACCGGGTAGCACGGCCATTATCCAGCACTCTCTGGGTAATGGACTCTATGGGGAAATTAATTACGATAAGCCCTTAAAGGATCGGGATATTACCAGAATTGAACGTCAGATGGGGTATATTATTGAAGCCGATGAACCAATGGTGCGTAAGAAGGTAAGTAAGAAAGACGCCGAGAGATTATTTACGGAAGCCGGGTTAGTGGAAAAAATAGATCTGCTCAGCTACTTGCCCGGTGAAGAAGTGGAGATTTATTGCTGCGGCGGCTTTTATGATTTTTATAATGGACCACTGGTGCCCAGCACCGGTTATATTAAACAATTCCGCCTGCGTTTTTACCTGCCTGGTTTTATTTTGGAATTACCTAAGAAGGAGAATCCCAATGAAATACCGCCCTATGTAGAGCAGGGCAAACTGGCCAGTGTTCATTTTGAGGCCAAAAAATGGGCCGGTATTATTAAAGTAAATAATGCTTTGTCCCTTAACCACACTGTCACCTGCGGCAATGCCAATAACCTGATCCGGGTATCCGAGGCCCTCCATGAAAAGAAAATTGCCCAAATTGCGGATCAAATTACTGAAAATATAGACCGCATTAGAATTGTTTTAATTGCCGGTCCTTCATCATCCGGTAAAACCACCTTTGCCCAGCGCCTGTCTATTCAACTGCAGGTTAATGGTATTTGCCCGGTGGCTATTTCACTGGACGATTATTTCGTGGACCGGGAGCACACGCCCCGGGATGCCGATGGTAATTATGATTTTGAAAGCATTGATGCCATTGACCGGGCCCTGTTTAACGAACATTTAATTAAGTTAATTCAAGGCGAGGAAGTTGAACTGCCTTACTTTAATTTTAAAACTGGTAAACGGGAGTATCACGGCAATAAATTAAAACTTGGTCCCGCTGATCTGGTGGTGGTGGAAGGGATTCATGGTTTAAACGATATATTAACCAGTTCAATTCCTAAAGGAAGAAAGTTTAAAATCTATGTCAGTGCCTTAACCCAGATTAATCTGGATAACCATAACCGGATACCCACCACGGATGTCAGATTGTTGCGGCGAATTGCCAGAGATCATCGCTGCCGCGGCCGTTCGGCTAAAGAAACCTTAGCCATGTGGCCGTCCGTCAGAAGGGGAGAGGAGAAAAATATCTTCCCCTTCCAGGAAAGTGCGGATGTTATGTTTAACTCGGCGCTGCCCTATGAATTGGCCGTGCTGAAGAAGATCGTAGAGCCGTTATTGCAAGAAATCTCCCCGGAGCATGCCGAGCATGTCGAGGCCCAGCGACTTCTAAAATTTCTCAGTTATTTTGCTTCTTTGGGCATCGAGGACGTGCCACTCAACTCCATTGCCAGGGAGTTTGTGGGCGGCAGCTGTTTTCCGGCGGCGAGGTAG
- the clcA gene encoding H(+)/Cl(-) exchange transporter ClcA yields the protein MALKKSNVLTTFINWRDFRLKIFFEGIFIGLAAGIAVVLFRYMLEQAELLRQRLYVVLEMRGIGLILLWFAALFVIGCLLYWLVQKEPMASGSGIPQVKGTISGHFKMNWLRVLGVKFIGGVLAIGAGLSLGREGPSIQLGAAMGQGVSRLLGRLKIEERYLMTSGASAGLAAAFNAPLAGVMFALEELHKSFSPAVLMSAMAASLTADLVARESFGQKPIFHFPSLPVLPLKYYIYLVGLGLVCGVLGVIFNRALIKALNIYSEQRWLPRKFVPVFPLMIGGILGFVLPEVLGGGNGLVDLVAQGRFSLVILAVLLVGKFLFTMVSYGSGVPGGIFLPMLVLGALAGGIYGNLMTHYLHINPHYINDFVVLAMAAYFTAVVKAPVTGSILITEMTGSFQHLPGLITVSMTAYLVSDLLKSQPIYETLLARILAKKSPDSLTTQEAGKIIIEEVVCLGSGLAAKRVKDIAWPPHCLLVGIKRGEKEIIPKGNTKILAGDFLYVLANEDEAAEIKDALSQMAAH from the coding sequence ATGGCATTAAAGAAAAGCAATGTATTAACTACTTTTATCAACTGGCGGGACTTTCGGTTAAAGATATTCTTTGAAGGTATTTTTATTGGCCTGGCGGCCGGTATAGCAGTGGTGCTGTTTAGATATATGTTAGAGCAGGCTGAGCTGCTCCGGCAAAGATTGTATGTGGTTTTAGAAATGAGGGGTATAGGGCTTATACTTCTTTGGTTTGCCGCCCTGTTTGTTATCGGCTGTTTGTTGTACTGGCTGGTGCAAAAGGAGCCTATGGCCAGCGGCAGCGGCATTCCACAGGTAAAGGGTACGATATCAGGTCATTTTAAAATGAACTGGCTAAGGGTGCTGGGGGTCAAGTTCATCGGTGGCGTATTGGCCATCGGTGCCGGCTTGTCTTTAGGGCGGGAGGGCCCGTCCATTCAATTGGGGGCGGCCATGGGGCAAGGTGTCAGCCGCCTACTGGGTAGGTTAAAAATAGAGGAAAGATATCTAATGACCAGTGGAGCCAGCGCTGGGTTGGCGGCGGCCTTTAATGCCCCCCTGGCCGGAGTAATGTTTGCCTTAGAAGAGTTACACAAAAGTTTTTCACCGGCAGTATTAATGTCGGCCATGGCCGCCTCATTGACGGCTGATTTGGTAGCCAGGGAGTCTTTCGGCCAAAAACCGATCTTCCATTTTCCATCGCTGCCGGTGTTACCCCTTAAATATTATATCTATTTAGTTGGTTTAGGTTTGGTTTGCGGGGTGCTGGGGGTTATCTTTAACCGGGCTTTAATTAAAGCACTCAATATTTACAGTGAGCAAAGGTGGTTACCGCGGAAGTTTGTCCCGGTCTTTCCGCTAATGATAGGGGGTATTTTGGGCTTTGTTTTGCCGGAAGTTCTGGGGGGAGGCAATGGCTTAGTGGATTTAGTTGCCCAGGGCCGGTTTAGCCTGGTGATATTAGCAGTTCTCCTGGTGGGCAAGTTTCTGTTTACCATGGTTAGTTACGGTTCAGGGGTACCGGGAGGCATATTTTTGCCCATGCTGGTCCTGGGGGCGCTGGCAGGGGGCATTTATGGTAACCTGATGACTCATTACTTGCATATTAATCCCCACTATATAAATGACTTTGTAGTACTGGCCATGGCCGCTTATTTCACTGCGGTTGTTAAAGCACCGGTTACCGGTAGCATTTTAATTACGGAAATGACCGGTTCTTTTCAACATCTACCGGGTTTAATCACTGTGTCCATGACCGCTTATTTGGTCAGCGATCTACTAAAATCCCAGCCGATTTATGAAACCTTGTTGGCGCGCATCCTGGCTAAAAAATCTCCGGATTCTTTAACCACTCAGGAGGCAGGTAAAATCATCATTGAAGAAGTTGTTTGCCTGGGGTCCGGGTTGGCAGCCAAACGGGTCAAAGATATAGCCTGGCCGCCGCACTGCTTGCTGGTGGGTATTAAACGCGGGGAAAAGGAAATTATCCCCAAAGGAAATACTAAAATCTTAGCCGGAGACTTTTTATACGTACTGGCCAATGAAGATGAGGCAGCAGAGATAAAAGATGCTCTATCGCAAATGGCAGCACATTGA
- a CDS encoding HD domain-containing protein, which produces MSVAIMASNVIKKMILYFDGDVKRINHALKVYAFAKSIGELEGVSGEKLQILELASILHDIGIKESEKKYSSSAGKYQQIEGPPVARDLLQEFNSSQHFIDRVCYLIGNHHTYTRIDDIDFQILVEADFLVNIFEDDLGKEQVNSIKQKYFKTKTGLRYLESMYGR; this is translated from the coding sequence ATGTCAGTGGCAATTATGGCAAGTAATGTGATAAAGAAAATGATCTTATATTTTGATGGTGATGTTAAGCGTATTAACCATGCCCTTAAGGTGTATGCGTTTGCTAAAAGCATAGGGGAGTTGGAGGGCGTTTCCGGGGAAAAACTACAAATCCTTGAATTGGCATCTATTTTACATGATATAGGAATCAAAGAGAGTGAAAAGAAATACTCATCATCTGCCGGAAAGTACCAGCAAATTGAAGGGCCTCCTGTAGCACGGGATCTTTTACAGGAGTTTAATTCAAGTCAACATTTTATTGACCGGGTTTGTTATTTGATCGGGAACCATCATACATATACCAGAATAGATGACATAGATTTTCAGATTCTGGTAGAAGCTGATTTTCTGGTCAACATCTTTGAAGATGACCTGGGAAAAGAACAAGTGAACTCAATAAAACAAAAATATTTTAAAACCAAAACCGGGCTGAGATATCTGGAAAGTATGTATGGTCGATAG
- a CDS encoding pyruvate flavodoxin/ferredoxin oxidoreductase, whose amino-acid sequence MSEKPITGEKRAFMTGNEVVAWAALAANAEIMYGYPITPQNEIMHYWTRQAPKFGRKFLQTEDELSAGFTTVGGVLAGRRAFTATAGPGNTLMQEPMSMAEAMRLPTVTIVQQRGGPSTATVIYSQQEVNLTTYGGNGEGMRIVYSPSNHQELFDYVIKAFNTAWKYRFPTFVLGDGYQAKMRESVTLYDPAERGIEMVPTEPYVGKPGCPGVDREPGLYRNTYNVEEELYEVLQQHFADYEKMSKEVVEYAAEGTDDADLIIIGHGVVFRGVREAFKELRAEGLKVGYFRPITLRPFPAEQLKALATGNRKLLIAESAQGQLAKLVKDHIYGCTAEIVPLFKPGVGITTEQIVAKVKEVLK is encoded by the coding sequence ATGTCCGAAAAACCCATTACCGGAGAAAAACGGGCGTTCATGACTGGTAACGAGGTAGTTGCCTGGGCAGCCCTGGCAGCCAATGCCGAAATTATGTATGGCTATCCCATCACTCCTCAGAACGAGATCATGCACTACTGGACCCGCCAGGCTCCCAAGTTTGGCCGTAAATTCCTGCAAACCGAAGACGAACTGTCCGCCGGTTTTACCACCGTAGGTGGTGTACTGGCCGGTCGCAGAGCCTTTACCGCCACTGCCGGTCCTGGTAACACCCTGATGCAGGAACCCATGTCCATGGCCGAAGCCATGAGGCTTCCCACCGTAACCATTGTACAACAGCGGGGCGGCCCGTCTACAGCAACCGTTATTTACTCCCAACAGGAAGTAAACCTTACTACATATGGTGGTAACGGTGAAGGTATGAGAATTGTTTATTCCCCTTCTAACCACCAGGAACTATTTGACTATGTAATTAAAGCCTTTAACACCGCTTGGAAATATCGCTTCCCCACCTTTGTGCTGGGTGATGGATATCAGGCCAAAATGCGTGAATCCGTAACCCTTTATGATCCTGCCGAGAGAGGCATTGAAATGGTGCCTACCGAGCCTTATGTGGGTAAACCTGGCTGCCCCGGCGTAGACCGTGAACCTGGTCTTTACCGTAATACTTATAACGTAGAGGAAGAACTCTACGAAGTACTGCAACAACATTTTGCCGATTATGAAAAAATGTCCAAGGAAGTTGTGGAATACGCTGCGGAAGGTACCGATGATGCTGATCTGATCATCATCGGCCACGGGGTGGTATTCCGCGGCGTCAGGGAGGCTTTTAAGGAACTGAGAGCAGAGGGATTAAAGGTAGGTTATTTCCGTCCCATCACCCTCCGTCCCTTCCCTGCTGAGCAGCTCAAGGCTTTAGCCACCGGCAATAGGAAACTGTTGATTGCCGAATCTGCTCAGGGCCAATTGGCCAAACTGGTTAAAGACCACATTTACGGTTGTACTGCTGAGATCGTTCCGTTGTTTAAACCAGGTGTAGGTATTACTACCGAACAAATTGTGGCAAAAGTTAAAGAGGTGCTCAAGTAA
- a CDS encoding YbaB/EbfC family nucleoid-associated protein: MMGGNMNKMMKQVQKMQADMARMQEELANRTVEATAGGGVVKVVASGRQEIVSITIKPEAVDPDDVEMLQDLILTAVNDALRQSQEMVAKEMAKLTGGLNIPGLF, from the coding sequence ATGATGGGTGGAAATATGAACAAAATGATGAAGCAGGTGCAAAAAATGCAGGCCGATATGGCCAGAATGCAGGAAGAACTGGCTAATCGTACCGTAGAAGCTACCGCCGGTGGTGGGGTGGTAAAGGTTGTAGCCAGTGGTAGACAGGAGATTGTTAGCATCACCATTAAACCTGAGGCAGTGGATCCTGATGATGTGGAAATGCTGCAGGATTTGATCCTGACTGCCGTAAACGATGCCCTGCGCCAATCCCAGGAGATGGTGGCCAAGGAAATGGCTAAACTTACCGGGGGCTTGAATATACCGGGATTATTCTAA
- a CDS encoding FUSC family protein — MTHKRFNLVGARIIKTGIAVALALYICSLLQISPRVFAAVSAVMNIQPSIYRSFKNAIEQVLTHVISVGIAVVGGYLFGTNPVTIGLITIVIITTIVRIKLLPGVAMGVVAAIFVLDAPHHDFLNHALTRSYVVFIGLGTALMVNSFLPQPRYKDALLNNLAKLNKLTANFFQDLVQGFINLNPISDAEFESRKKEIKELLRLTRTQFELHKEQSKYQSRLPYDIQEKWEKYLDYNVKLYYKSQELHDATKQRIEWRKERGDPPISTEFKMVLGMLERGINSFISLNDQLYDHIYYGKPLSRIPINEQFWEEFSYFIDRWHVRMTGSSFLHAFMYVSVVANHIKWASRSIKEFSHNHKGEPSPFVA, encoded by the coding sequence ATGACCCATAAGAGATTTAACCTGGTAGGTGCCAGAATTATAAAAACAGGCATAGCTGTGGCATTGGCCTTATACATATGCTCTTTACTGCAAATTAGCCCCCGGGTATTTGCAGCGGTCAGCGCGGTTATGAATATTCAGCCGTCTATTTACCGATCCTTTAAAAATGCTATCGAGCAGGTTTTAACCCATGTTATTTCCGTGGGCATTGCAGTGGTTGGTGGTTATTTATTCGGTACCAACCCGGTGACCATCGGACTCATTACTATTGTCATCATAACCACCATTGTACGAATAAAACTGTTACCTGGAGTGGCTATGGGGGTGGTAGCAGCAATATTTGTGCTGGATGCTCCGCATCATGATTTTTTAAATCATGCCCTTACCCGTTCATACGTGGTGTTTATAGGTCTGGGTACGGCCCTGATGGTGAACAGTTTTTTGCCTCAGCCCCGGTATAAAGATGCATTACTAAATAATCTGGCCAAACTAAATAAATTAACGGCAAATTTTTTTCAGGACCTCGTACAGGGCTTTATCAATTTGAACCCTATCAGTGATGCTGAGTTTGAGTCCCGAAAAAAAGAAATTAAAGAATTACTTCGCCTTACCAGAACGCAATTTGAATTGCATAAGGAGCAAAGTAAGTATCAGAGCCGTCTGCCGTACGATATACAGGAAAAATGGGAAAAATACTTAGACTATAATGTTAAGCTGTACTATAAAAGTCAGGAATTACACGATGCTACCAAGCAAAGGATTGAGTGGAGAAAAGAGCGGGGCGACCCGCCAATTTCCACGGAATTTAAAATGGTTTTGGGTATGTTGGAACGCGGCATCAACTCCTTCATTTCATTAAATGACCAGTTGTATGATCACATTTATTACGGAAAACCCCTGTCGCGTATACCTATAAATGAACAGTTCTGGGAAGAATTCAGTTACTTTATTGACAGGTGGCATGTTAGAATGACGGGCTCCAGCTTTTTACATGCCTTTATGTATGTTTCAGTGGTTGCCAACCATATCAAGTGGGCCAGCCGCAGCATAAAAGAATTTTCCCATAACCACAAAGGAGAACCGTCACCTTTTGTTGCATGA
- a CDS encoding nitroreductase, with protein sequence MELLEAIKTRRSIRKFKEEPVAKEVIQELIDTAIWAPSASNRQPWGFVVLTDKNYLKQLSDEAKAGWLAQMDSLPQMQQYRATMQNPDFNIFYNAPALIIIYGKKDSHWSKYDCSMLAQNLMLAAWEKGLGTCWIGFAHNVCDTPQFKAKHNVSEEYELVAPIILGYPETLPKGVVPRKEYPIFYWG encoded by the coding sequence ATGGAATTATTGGAAGCCATTAAAACCAGACGCAGTATTCGTAAGTTTAAAGAAGAGCCCGTTGCCAAAGAAGTTATTCAGGAGTTAATCGACACGGCTATTTGGGCGCCCAGTGCTTCTAACCGGCAACCGTGGGGTTTTGTGGTTCTGACAGACAAAAATTATTTAAAGCAACTATCCGATGAAGCCAAGGCCGGCTGGTTGGCCCAAATGGATAGCTTACCCCAAATGCAGCAGTACCGGGCTACCATGCAAAACCCGGATTTCAATATTTTTTATAACGCGCCGGCATTAATTATTATTTACGGTAAAAAGGATTCCCATTGGAGTAAATACGATTGCAGTATGCTGGCCCAAAATTTAATGTTAGCTGCCTGGGAAAAAGGATTGGGTACCTGCTGGATAGGTTTTGCCCACAATGTTTGTGATACTCCCCAATTTAAAGCCAAACATAATGTCAGTGAAGAGTATGAATTAGTAGCCCCCATCATTTTGGGTTACCCGGAAACCCTGCCTAAAGGGGTTGTCCCCAGAAAAGAATATCCGATTTTCTACTGGGGTTAA
- the dnaX gene encoding DNA polymerase III subunit gamma/tau has protein sequence MTYKALYRTWRPQNFKDIVGQQHITRTLQNALVNGRVAHAYLFCGPRGTGKTTTAKVLAKALNCLRGVDGEPCNECENCRAVNEGSAVDVVEIDAASNRGIDEIRDLREKVKFTPSMGRRKVYIIDEVHMLTDQAFNALLKTLEEPPAHVVFVLATTEAHKVPVTILSRCQRFDFRRIKPEEMVQRLKEVAAGSGIEVEEEALWLIAKAAEGGLRDALSILDQAAAFAAKTVSPADIHSILGTVQQEVLANMTQYLVQGKTAEALRLISEISDRGKDLRLFTKELTSYLRERLLESMEQRQPAANINEATLYNLLQILVQAEQEMKWSSQPSLVLELAVVKASRPELAGSLEALSSRVAELERKLSGLTVTGGRRPESPVATPVRTPLTKEAPPAAKPQPRIEKAVTDNAPGGQQPINQGDAAGAERVRQAWPALLKGLKEGGKMPLWTLLSKGSPPLEVNENTLTLYLADEFDFKTADKPEYRKYFEWLLAKHLGGQWEVRCVHGKKPAARGTTNPKDDPIYQEAVRIFGPELVTLEDDST, from the coding sequence TTGACTTATAAGGCGTTGTACCGAACCTGGCGTCCCCAAAATTTCAAAGATATTGTTGGCCAACAGCACATTACCCGGACCCTGCAAAATGCCCTGGTTAATGGTCGGGTGGCCCATGCCTATTTATTTTGCGGCCCCCGGGGTACAGGGAAAACCACCACCGCCAAAGTATTGGCCAAAGCCCTGAACTGCCTGCGGGGGGTGGACGGGGAACCCTGTAATGAGTGTGAAAATTGCCGGGCAGTTAATGAAGGCTCTGCGGTGGATGTGGTGGAAATTGATGCTGCTTCCAACAGGGGTATTGATGAAATCCGTGATTTACGTGAAAAAGTGAAATTTACCCCTTCTATGGGCCGGCGGAAAGTATATATAATAGATGAGGTTCATATGCTGACCGACCAGGCCTTTAATGCCCTGCTGAAGACCCTGGAGGAACCGCCTGCTCATGTGGTGTTTGTGCTGGCCACCACCGAGGCCCATAAGGTGCCGGTGACCATCCTGTCCCGTTGCCAACGTTTTGATTTCCGGCGCATAAAGCCGGAAGAGATGGTTCAGAGATTAAAGGAAGTGGCGGCTGGGTCCGGCATTGAGGTGGAAGAGGAAGCTCTATGGCTAATTGCCAAGGCTGCCGAGGGAGGCCTGCGGGATGCCTTGAGCATACTGGATCAGGCCGCAGCTTTTGCCGCCAAAACTGTCTCCCCCGCTGATATACATAGTATTCTGGGAACCGTACAGCAAGAGGTACTGGCTAATATGACCCAATACCTGGTTCAAGGCAAAACAGCCGAGGCCCTGCGATTAATATCTGAGATCAGCGACCGGGGCAAGGATCTGCGGCTGTTTACTAAAGAGTTAACTTCTTACCTGCGGGAACGATTGCTGGAAAGTATGGAACAGAGGCAGCCTGCTGCCAACATAAATGAGGCTACACTTTATAATCTGCTGCAGATACTGGTGCAGGCGGAACAGGAAATGAAATGGAGTTCTCAGCCCAGCCTGGTATTGGAATTGGCTGTGGTTAAAGCCTCCCGGCCGGAGTTAGCCGGTTCTCTGGAGGCATTGTCCAGCAGGGTGGCGGAATTAGAGCGGAAATTATCAGGTCTAACTGTTACCGGTGGCCGCCGTCCGGAGTCACCGGTGGCAACACCGGTAAGGACGCCTTTAACAAAGGAGGCCCCACCGGCCGCCAAACCCCAGCCCAGGATTGAAAAAGCAGTAACCGACAATGCCCCCGGGGGGCAACAACCGATAAATCAAGGAGATGCTGCCGGAGCAGAAAGGGTTCGCCAGGCTTGGCCCGCACTTTTAAAGGGACTCAAGGAGGGCGGCAAGATGCCTCTTTGGACTTTACTAAGTAAAGGCTCGCCGCCACTGGAGGTTAATGAAAATACTTTAACTTTATACTTGGCTGATGAGTTTGACTTTAAGACAGCGGACAAACCTGAATACAGGAAATACTTTGAGTGGTTATTGGCAAAACATCTGGGGGGCCAATGGGAGGTTCGCTGTGTGCACGGAAAAAAGCCTGCCGCCCGGGGAACCACCAATCCCAAGGATGATCCAATTTATCAAGAGGCGGTTCGAATTTTCGGTCCGGAGTTGGTAACCCTGGAGGATGATTCCACTTAG
- a CDS encoding thiamine pyrophosphate-dependent enzyme gives MSVTPQPAMPKCWRVESKPHKFCPGCGHGLVLKCLGEAIDELGIQDRVVFGCDIGCSLLSWDFFNCDSVQTHHGRTTPVMTGIKRANPDLICIAYMGDGGGYAIGVGGIVNAAARNEKVTVILANNTLYAMTGGQMSPTTMPGQKVETAPYGRDPEATGMPTQGPEMIAAITGAGAYVARGTMANLRQLKSYIKKALQNQIEGNGFSFVEALSACPTNWRTNAEKTWEFIEKEMPKYYKVGELKNPFEAKKEAQQNG, from the coding sequence ATGTCTGTGACTCCACAACCCGCCATGCCTAAATGCTGGCGTGTAGAAAGCAAACCCCATAAATTTTGTCCCGGTTGCGGCCACGGCCTGGTATTAAAGTGCCTGGGCGAAGCCATTGATGAACTGGGTATTCAGGATAGAGTTGTATTTGGCTGTGACATCGGATGTTCTCTGTTGTCCTGGGATTTCTTCAACTGTGACAGTGTACAAACCCACCACGGTCGTACCACTCCGGTTATGACTGGTATTAAGCGGGCTAACCCCGATCTCATTTGTATTGCCTACATGGGTGACGGCGGCGGCTATGCCATCGGTGTGGGCGGTATCGTAAACGCTGCTGCCCGTAATGAAAAGGTTACTGTGATCCTTGCTAACAATACATTGTATGCCATGACCGGTGGCCAGATGTCTCCTACCACCATGCCTGGCCAAAAGGTGGAAACCGCCCCCTATGGTCGTGATCCTGAAGCAACCGGTATGCCCACCCAGGGTCCGGAAATGATTGCTGCCATCACTGGCGCTGGTGCCTATGTGGCCCGGGGAACCATGGCTAATTTAAGACAACTGAAAAGCTACATTAAAAAAGCCCTGCAAAACCAAATAGAAGGCAACGGCTTCTCCTTTGTGGAGGCTTTGTCAGCTTGCCCCACCAACTGGCGCACCAATGCTGAAAAGACATGGGAATTTATTGAGAAAGAAATGCCTAAATACTATAAGGTCGGGGAATTGAAAAACCCCTTTGAGGCTAAAAAGGAGGCGCAGCAGAATGGCTAA
- a CDS encoding pro-sigmaK processing inhibitor BofA family protein, with the protein METKTIILSLLGLIGLYLFATIFARPLVLLGKLVLSLAVGCILLVLVNVVCGGLGLHIAINPVTLLTAGILQVPGVVLLVLVNYMII; encoded by the coding sequence ATGGAAACCAAAACTATTATCCTCAGCCTGTTGGGACTTATTGGCCTATACTTATTTGCTACCATCTTTGCCCGGCCGCTGGTCCTCTTGGGGAAATTGGTGTTATCACTGGCTGTTGGATGCATCCTGCTGGTACTGGTAAATGTAGTTTGTGGTGGACTGGGATTACATATTGCCATTAACCCTGTCACATTACTTACGGCAGGTATCCTGCAGGTGCCGGGGGTTGTTTTACTGGTGTTGGTTAACTATATGATTATTTAA
- the recR gene encoding recombination mediator RecR has product MLYYSGPVARLVDEFAKLPGIGPKTAQRLAFHILNAPPEAAQNLARALIEVRQSIKRCSICCNLTDEDPCHICRDTTRNPKILCVVEEPRDVVAMEKARGYRGLYHVLHGAISPIEGVGPDNLTIKELLNRLQTGEVEEVILAANSDVEGETTALYLARLLKPLGVKVTRIAHGIPVGSDLEYADAMTLNKALEGRGEFG; this is encoded by the coding sequence ATGCTTTACTATTCCGGCCCGGTGGCCCGGTTGGTGGATGAGTTTGCCAAGCTGCCCGGTATTGGGCCTAAAACTGCCCAGCGGTTGGCCTTTCATATTTTGAACGCCCCGCCGGAAGCAGCCCAAAATTTAGCCCGGGCATTAATCGAGGTTCGGCAATCCATTAAGCGATGTTCTATCTGTTGTAACCTGACAGATGAAGATCCCTGCCATATTTGCCGTGACACTACCCGTAACCCCAAAATTTTATGTGTGGTGGAAGAACCCCGGGATGTGGTGGCCATGGAAAAGGCTCGGGGTTACCGGGGGTTGTACCATGTACTGCATGGGGCTATTTCACCCATAGAAGGTGTGGGGCCTGATAATCTTACCATCAAAGAATTGTTAAATCGCCTGCAAACCGGTGAGGTGGAAGAGGTGATACTGGCGGCTAATTCCGATGTGGAAGGGGAAACCACCGCCCTCTACCTGGCCCGCCTGCTAAAACCATTGGGTGTGAAGGTAACCCGCATTGCCCACGGTATTCCGGTGGGCTCGGATTTGGAATATGCCGATGCCATGACCTTAAACAAGGCCCTGGAAGGCCGCGGGGAGTTTGGTTAA